In Candidatus Cloacimonadota bacterium, one genomic interval encodes:
- a CDS encoding nucleotide exchange factor GrpE: MQEKKIEKNKQTVTKHRKAKIIKRKSRTPGLAQRNAKLKEEVEFYKDKWLRAVAEFENFRKRNIKERIDWIKNANQALLLEIIDVYEHLELAIKSAKDEKVPANYQKAIKMIYDQMKNILEKQGLKKMETVGKEFNPSLHDAVVCIEHKKYDENIIFDNVKNGYLLNDKVLCHARVAVSKGKKKNAK, from the coding sequence ATGCAGGAAAAGAAAATTGAAAAAAATAAACAAACTGTTACTAAACATAGAAAAGCTAAAATTATTAAAAGAAAAAGTAGAACTCCTGGCTTAGCTCAACGGAATGCTAAATTAAAAGAAGAGGTAGAATTTTATAAAGACAAATGGTTACGGGCTGTGGCTGAATTTGAGAACTTCAGAAAAAGAAATATTAAAGAAAGAATTGACTGGATAAAAAATGCAAATCAAGCGCTTCTTTTAGAAATTATTGATGTATATGAACATTTAGAATTGGCAATCAAATCTGCAAAGGATGAAAAAGTTCCTGCAAACTATCAGAAAGCTATTAAAATGATTTATGACCAGATGAAGAATATTCTGGAAAAACAAGGTCTGAAAAAGATGGAAACTGTCGGGAAAGAATTCAATCCAAGTTTGCATGATGCGGTAGTTTGTATAGAACATAAAAAATATGATGAAAATATAATTTTTGATAATGTTAAAAATGGCTATCTTTTGAATGACAAAGTATTGTGTCATGCAAGAGTAGCTGTTTCAAAAGGAAAGAAAAAAAATGCAAAATAA